ctctcaccactgttctcatttctctttctctgttttacaacaaaccagtctagctttatttcaggccttagctttgtttccactacacacattatgtccggctcgttatttcttaggtaatccatacattttagcctcttagacagaaatccatctatgttcgtgtaagtcacttttattccattcctagtctcattcttccatgtaatatctattccgtctgttttatccaccacttctttagcctcccatttcatatcctccaaaaaaacttggtcttttcctcctctgttctttcatcattcctctccttcacttcaattataagctccttcattttcatttgctcatcctgtgacatatttcttcttatgtaaattgttttggtttcctcagagtccttaagtttccaagccctcctcaacaaggcctctgcTGCCACccgagactttaatttcaattttaatggtctattcttgccttcctcatttacctagttgtagttttacagggcctgggctttatgctcgtgtggtcccgtctccatatctacacttatccaatttttctttaaaactatgtacactctttgctgataccacttcctcactcaaactgttccaagtctcaacacatctttgtgtgtgtgtgtgtgtgtgtgtgtgtgtgtgtgtgtgtgtgtgtgtgtgtgtgtgtgtgtgtgtgtatatatatatatatatatatatatatatatatatatatatatatatatatatatatatatatatatatatatatatatatatatatatacacaggtaactcgatttacgcttgtttgatttatgtgtttttgttattatgtgaccgaaaaaatattataattaatttaagttgcgcgatcagtttgcttatatgtgatttggcccaaccacattttcaaactgagcaccagaCACAATTTTAAACTACACGCCAGaaagttccgcagctggccgataggtgagAGCTCCACTCTTCtcatgcctcatttgcagtctgacagcactgagtacagactgAATCttttcaatctgcctataattcaccaagatggcccaaaacgtcctccatcttcttctgcatgtggggttgtttttgaaaagtggatttttgataaagtggtaaagctcaggggaagatggtgactgactgtggtgtgagtggtgaaggcagtgatgcagtgagtattgtgtttacgtattctttggattgttgttttctcttattattttttgctttctcttattatttcttgcttttccctttattttaaacacacttctagtatttagaatggtaaataataaaaatgttgattTAGCCaaatggaaaagctcagagggagatggtgacactgtggtgtgagtggtgaaggcactgacgcagtgagtgtcgtgtttatatattctttgttttgttgttttctcttattattttttgctttctcttatcatttcttgcttttccttttactttaaatacacttctagtatttagaatggtaaataataaaaacatgtttatttagccaaataaatagagtattttgtatgaatttttttggaccacatcccacatccctcTATtatcttatgagaattacatgtttgttttatgcgaatttttatatacacgatgcctcttggaatgcatctatcgcgtaaatcgagttacctgtatacagtggtgccttggaatacgaacttaatttgttcaaaattttgttcttactccaaaacgttcttactccaaagcatcaaaatacatgtattcttatggaagaaattataattcgttccaaaccacctcccaaggCCAAAAAAATTCTATTTTCcacctaatttcttacttttgaatactattactatatatactactattatgctgtaactataaaagataggaaaataaaagcaggaaagtaagcaaaatgtaatataatgaaaatttaacttttcgtggtcagaaacaagcgtcaccacatcttcatgtgactccatcaagccagcaccgcatactcttatataagccaataagtttttctttgatatactgtattcattatggaaaataaataagggaagtaagcaaattgtaataaGAAAATTCAACTTTTTCgcggtcagaaacaagcgtcaacGTTTCCTGGTCAAGACGGCCCCCGACCCCAACCGCCCCCAACCCCGACCACCCCGTGTTTACCATGACAACCCCACACCAGATTTTAGGTTattgtcctcttatttctttcattatgttaacaCGTTAACCGCAGATGGCAACTCAGCGTTCCTGAgatagtgttttgtagtatggAGCATTAAAAACCATAACGTATTGGTACACCGGTGTACTGTACCTTGCCCATATAGTGCATATACGTATCAAGGGTGTAACACAACTTTctgtaaataatgaaagaggtaagagaacatgcatttctaagcagaaaatcttatatacacacatgcattttaaggttttgtttacccgtaagatgattctaaaatttctgagagGTGCATgatagtccattgtgtttttatgAGGTGACAACGACTGTTGCTGGCTTGGTGCAGCAGCCGGAGGTGCCACTTAGCTAAATACCAAATGTTTTCATAGTGTTTTGTAATCTTACATTCAAGACAGATTGTATCAACAAGTATgcaatttactgataaacattacacgATAACATTATTGCGGTGATTAAAAGTACGCACTCACGGTACGGTACTATGTGGTACAGTACCTATCattgggtgaggaaggatggggagggatgggggagtgGGGAGCGACTGACTTattaatacaatctgtcttagtaTAAGATGCTCTATTAACAAGTATAATTCAAAGTCATCTTACgggtaaaaaagaaactgaggcTGCCGTGGTCTGTAGTGTGGGGTGGTCGTGGTAAACATGGGGACAGTGGGGGGAAGGGGCATCGTGGTCAGGGGCCGTCTTGACCATGACCCAGcgtcaacacatcctcctcagctgactccatcaagccagaactatgcactcttatctaaaccaataacaattccaatattgtcatgcatcataatatgtttctgaactgcttacttatccatggaaatacatgtatatcttatatctcaccaagaaatacataaaaaattataaaatacagcatactgacataagtgctctcaccatcctcacgcttggcaccctcacacctacacaaacatatccttgtaaaagctAATACATGATTGGttaagtgtccaccatcttgaaaacaatgggccaatgacaggcctTGATATAAGACAGATAGCCTCATgcataaacaaactgtgtgGCATAAAGGAGGAAATTCTGAAAAGTGCCAAGATCATGCCTGAAAGGCTTTAACGTAAGAGCCACAATTGTGCCTGATGAGCTATAAGGAttaaggcttttaattcatgagctggatactctctcttcccctctgatCTTCTAAAATCTTCCATATGTCAGTTTGTATGTCTCGTGACCATGTGTGCTGCTATACTAGGCAATGATCTTAATAGCTAAAAacacttaatattattatcccaggcactacaaaacaacaaccaaacaactgcaaacaacactcctgaggcactgaggcagcgTGGTGCCCCAGCATGCAATCAGCTGATCGCGCAGTGCTGTGTGCAATCTGTTGACCGCGTTTGTTATTGTTCgcactccaaagcaaagttcgtcctccaatgcaaaataaaaacacaatttttttgttCACAATCCAAGTTGCTCGTACTCAAAAGCATTCATACTCCAAGGTAccacagtatatatatacagtaaggtctcggtttacgtcagagttacgttcctgaaacatgacgtaagtcgattttgtacgtaactcaagtttccgtacatttcaaagcatattatcgagttttcaatcaatcattgtttatggtcattcaggtaagttaaagattatattgttatattatttacaactacataggaatatgaaacacaagtttgtttttgttgttgattagggccacaaacacgaaggactgcaggttgctgagaggggtggctctgaggccgccaggagggtgggcaggtcgaatgttgtcaTGCCCAGGggagacagctgggagcgtagtgcagtgcggtgggagtagaagcgtgggcagcggggcaggaaatgcaataggaaagggcaatagggatcaacagacaggcgcagacggtgcaagtgagctgcgagtgtcgtgtggcccaggtgaggctccagagttgttattgttgtgatgggtgcacgaaccctcaaggtcgtcaacctccccgttgtcatggtaacgggcttcccattttcttctttactccctcacacacagctgctgcctcccttctcatgtctttaattacgtcctctttttcttatagcgtaatggttttccttttcttagcatcactgctgtcactaaggagttttctctttggtgccattgagcaagatactaagaacttaagtcagtaaacgcaaaagtaggataacacttgccaggggcgacggtgtggtggaactgaggcagggtgttattgtattcaagcgtgaggtgggcggtgtgacgggtaaccaccaacaataacaataaatcccgcactttacgatttataaattttcaatttttttaatcttaaattgccttatagtggactgacgtaactacgagtttgacgtaactcgagaccgacgtaacccgggactttactgtatatatacatacatacatatatatatatatatatatatatatatatatatatatatatatatatatatatatatatatttgcagtGGTGCCTCACAATAATGGCCACTTCGGGGGTAAAGGGTTGTCCATTACTGTGAATTGTCCATTACTTAAAcacactccttcccttttttggtagtttattctctttaaataatggaaaaattattttcataattcaatCCGTTTTATTCAACACTtaatattgaaataaaagagatcaTTATTATTCAAAAAGTGTACAGTAATAAAAAGTTGTCTTAccaagaatagattaattaaaatAATAGCTTCCCATTTGGTGTAATGGCCAATTCCCATGTGGGCCAGTGGCATCTTCAACAAGCATTTAATGACTACCTGATGGACATTGCTGAGGtggcaaaggaggagaggaagacaagggatcGTCAAAGTCACAGTAGACTACCTCCATACTATTGCCACCTCCCCATAGATCACaggctttccttctttctctaacgCCACTCCATGTTACTCTGtctctgtcctttctttctctctgttttctgtaTAAACTAGTGTTTCCAAAATTACTTCTGAAATCCTTCTAAATTTTGTTACACGTTGCTGTTGAGATAAAAAATTAAGGTGCATTCTCTATAGAAATGTTTACAGTGCTGAGATACCTCACAGGCCTGCACCTTAGCACCTTATGTAATTTTGCTATAGAGTATTATGCTGCTGCAAACTCGCCATATAGCCACCCTCACAGACAATAAAAAGCAGTAATCTGCAATGTGAACAAGTGGTtctgagtgtgagagagagagagagagagagagagagagagagagagagagagagagagagagagagagagagagagagagagagagagagagagagagagagagagagcaggcagttgtgttgtgttgttaagGACACATTACAAAGCAGTATTAACAGTAAAAttaaaatagatggaaaaacaGAGTCCTTATGGGTAAGTATCAAGAAAGGATCAAAATCAGTAGTACAGTAAGCCCcagcacttggcgaatctcagcttggcgaaattaatttttggtggtgggtggtcacagaccaccgagtgcacgcttggtgatttgaattcaaacttggtggtcccctgGTGACTGCACGGCGAATCACGCGGCTCCCCTGTgatgtcagacctctctctaaacctatcagaatgcagtgtgagagtccccttcagccattttgtttgtgttaccctctgttctgctagcgtgggaatgaattctggcgatttaccgccaacatggcctctaccagcgcaacagaTGGTACCGGTGGGgctaaggacaatggtggtggtgacaaggacgaaagtgggcaAGGGAATTGGTTGATAAAACGGGAGTACAGACGAGGAAAGCATCATAAATGTctattttgtacatgtgttctaatatgtgaaggcaaaagattttatttcagctcaaaagatggtattttagggatcAAAAGAGAgattttggcaatgaccaaagactgattgaggtattctttaggcaatttatatggtataaagaactcgtgcttggcaaaattcgcatttggcggtagtttcgccagactaattaattcgccaagtatGGGGGCTTACTGTAATGGGTTTATTGTACAGACCACCAAATGCTACAAATTAAAGAAATTCCTCACTATGGcaggaaataaatagaacaagCAAGTAAAGTTAGGAATAGTACATGGTAAGTGATATTGATTCTACGAATGGTGATTGGAGTCTGATGGTGAGCAACAGTGAGGGAGAACAATTTCTAAAGGTAATTCAGAATATTTATTAAAAATAGGTAATCTCAGAATCTACAATAGGGAATAATATTACAAACTTAATTCTGACAAATAATGAGGAAGCAGTTATGCAGGTAGTTACTAGTGGGTAGCTAGATAACTGGGAAATTAGGTACAAACTAATATGGGAAGATATTTTTAAAAGCAAAAGCAATAGAAAAGTATCTGAATTTAGGAGGGCAAATTTTGAGGGATTTCAAAGGTACTTAAATGGAGTTGACTgccaacaaagagagagaaggttaggttaggcccaGGAGAGACATGATGGAGGTGAGATGATGGGTGATGCgccaacaaagagagagaagggtaggtTAGGCCCAAAAGAGATGTGATGGAGGTGAGATGATGGGTGATGCtaagggacaggaagaggagagaaatgacagACAGTGGGGTTAAAATAGGTAGAGTGTTAGGTAAATTAGGTCatgtacagaggaggaggaggaggaggaggaggaggaggaggaggaggaggaggaggaggaggaggaggaggaggaggaggaggaggaggaggaggaggaggaggaggaggaggaggaggaggaggaacttcaAAGTTGATGCAAGTCATTTTATCAAAATTGTGACATGTCACCTCTTGAGTTTAAATAAAATTGGTTTTGAGTAATTTTGAGAAATTTTTTCATATCCTACTTTTTGCAATTTTTTCACTGATTTCACCCAGTAAAAGATTTAgttatacaataaaaaatacatagagTTGTTCTTGCATATGGTATTAATTTTGTGACAATCAGCAATGTAGTTCTGGAGATATTAGCATTTGAACAGTGTCAGAGTCAGGTCAGACAGGGTCAGGCCAGACTGTTCAAAATTAAACAAGCTCCACAGTAAACTTTACTTCGCTCATAATCAACAGAGTTCACAAAAGTAGATTTAAATCTTACTAAGATCCTAGTGCTATGTAAAAAGGTGTATGTATGCTTAATGAAATTTCTAGTAGTCTCACTATGAAAACTTACTTCAATAATTTCTTTTTGGTAGACTCCAtcccatcaacatcatcattcaGCAATTTCTTAGGCGTCTGAAGGTGCTTCACCCAATCAAAGCCAGATCGTGTGTTACTATCCAGCACCAGCAAACtagtagcaggagcagaagATTCATTTTCCTATGAATAatttaaaaataaagatatgtttgtcttcttttaaatgTATATTACTATCAACCTCAGATGTTTTTAATATCTAATAAATATTAAGAttgatttcttttcataatgAAGGAAATTTTTTCCTTCAAAGCTTGATCCCGATATTTTGGTGAATGAGATATGACaacagttttcttttcataaatgcATCTGATTAAAAGTAGGAAGAATTACCAGGTCAAGCCAATATACTTATGCATTAAAAAGGGGCTTAAACAGAATGCATGAATgggcaaaaaacaaaaaaaatgtaatgtaacATCAGTTATAGGACTTTTCACATAAAAAAGGACTAAAAATATTTAAATAACTGTACTTGAGGATGCAAACATAGCCAaacccaaaaagaaaaaagggaatgatAGTATTCTTTTGTACTATATCAAAAGCAATGCACTAAGACATACAACaaggtaagatttttttttatttgtaaaaGCATTAATGTTAAGCCTGTATTTAATATTCTAAGGTTACACTTATCTTTGATTAACCTACACCTATTGTAGATGATATTGTAcagttctgttctttttttataatgataTACAAAGGTAAGATTTTATGCaaagaaaattactaaaatgatCCAGAAACTGCAAAATTTATCAAGCCAGAACAAGCTAAAACACCTTAAGTAACATTCATTTATAGGACATAAGGTGCTTGGTAATATGAAAGAAGTGTTTCAATGGATTGAAATATTCAACAACATAAAATATAATCTTGTTCTCTTAGTTTGGAAACATATCAAACTTGATATTTTGCATTAATCTCACTTTTTGATGTTGTAAATTTAATTTAGTTGATAAAAATCAATGCAAATGTAAAGAAGAGTTACCTCAGATATATCTATATCATTCATAGATGCTTTTGTGTTATGGTCCAGTtggtcatctcttcctttcattgttaCTGCAATGCTCTCAGAGGTACATTCACCTATGTCTAGCTCAAGATGTTCTTCTGATAGACTGAGATCATTCTTGAGTAATGGCTTCAAGTTAACATCTAATGTTATAGAATCATCTTGTCTTCCATGTGATCCAAAATGGATTACTTCATCTAGGCAGTCTGAAGATGTATGTCCCCCTTTACAATCTCGAGGTGTTATAAAAGAGCAATGAATTTTTTCAGGGctttgtgtttttctattttgaaCACTGTTGGAATGAAAGATACATTTATCAAGTTGTGTATCATGAACATTAAAATCTCTCATTCTTATATTAGAGTAAAGAGAGTGTCCATTGTATGAGTCtacattcatgttttctttcttttttgctgctgctgctgctgcacttaATTCCAAATTAAAAGATACATCATCACTGTTTATCCGTCTTTTTACAGATAAAGCATTGCTGAaatttaactcttttttttgtaCATCAAATGAAGTTTTCATTTGAACCTTTCTTCTAAGAACTGGGGAACAAGATCTAGCCCAAACCCTTCCTGATCCAAGAACTGGTGACTGAGGTTCAAGTACATTGATATCACTTGCATTTGTGCAAGATAATGCTCCATCATATCTTCCACTAATGGGTAGTAATGATTCAGATTTTCCAATATACATCTCATTTTCCAGTTTACTTAAATCATGATGTTTAAGTGAAGGCAAGAAGCTTTGAAAGCCTTGAcagttatattttttctcttcattaaaaCATGTACTTAGTGATTTTTCATCATCTGGCTTTTGAAGACTGATATGTCCCTTTTGATCTCTGGAGAATAAGCCCTGATCAAAACCACTTTGTATTGaatctttacatttttcagAATATTGGTCATCATTCATGGAGCTGCCAACTCCAATCTGATATGctacaggaggaggacagaTAGACTGAATTACTTCCTCATCACTGCTTGACCACTCTATAGTTAAGTCTTCCCCAGAAGACTCCCTTGATCGTTGACTGGTAAGCTCAGAAAGAATAGTTGTTCTATTACGCAacatctgtaaaaaaaaaaaaaaaaaaaggtaaagaacaTGTCATGTCATATCAAATCACCTACtaaaacaaaagtaataaatTACACCTTATAAAAATAATCTAGCaattatatttcttcattaaaATGATGATTAAGGAATATCAAATCCATGACATTTTTTGCTATACTTACTGTCATCACTCCCTGAAATAATAACTTGGGATAATTTCCATATAAAgcagtaacttttttttatgtcagtaCTGTAATACAGAGTCATCATCCTAACAAATATGAGCTCTAGataataatgtaagtaaaaccAAAGTCAAGGAAAAGAGACTAAGTAATAGCCAGTGAAAATATGAATTATGTAAAATGGAAGAAATCTTTGAGCTTTCAAACAGAATCTTTCATTCAGTATTTACAGGGAATTAATTGCCATGTCAGATATATGACAAGACACTACCTACACCATACAAACAGGAAAACATTCACcccaataaaaagaagatatcAGAAGAATTGGAAAgcttaaataaaaggaaggctGATGGACCTGATGACATACAGGTACTATACCTCTAATTCTGGTGGATCTTTCATACCTGGTAAAaacatattttttgtattagcAACATCACATCTCTGAATGTGAAAATTCTTTGGATTtgacaagaaaaggagagtttCTCTAATGCATATGTTAAATATATTAAATAAATGCAAGAATAAACCaacgaaataaagataaatacagTAAGCTCCCACACTTggcaaatctcagcttggcgaaattcacttttggtggTAAGGTGGCCACAGACCACTaagtgcacgcttggcgattttaattcaaacttggcggccACACGGCGAACCACACGGCTCTCCAGTGAtctcagacctctctctaaacctatcagaatgcaatgtgagagtccccttcagccattttgtttgttctACCCTCTGTTCTGGCAGCGTAGGAATGAATTCTGGTGATTTACCgacaacatggcctctaccagcacaACAGGTGATACTGGTAGGGGTaaagaatggtggtggtagtaaggaCAAAAGTGGATGAGGGAAACAAGTGGAAAAATGGGAGTTACATCCtctatatcatgtcttattagctttatttattgtttattggtctgttttgtacatgtattctaatatgtgaaggcaaaagattttatttcagctcgaaagatggtatttttgGGGttaaaagagggactttggcaatgatcaaagactgattgaaacattttttaggcaatttacatGGTATAAAGCACTTGTGCTTGGTGAAACTCGCATTTCGcagtagtttcgccagactgaTTAATTCACCAAATGCGGGGTCTTACTGTAGAAATAATTCTTATACTAACTCTCTCACTGTATTGTTGTATATCTTTGTATGTGCCCCCTCAAAcacaaaaatcatgaaatatcATAAGTATATAGTTATTGcttaaatcaataaaacacacattacataaataagataaacagtAACATGAAGcaataatattaaaataaacttttttttttttttatctaactgCAGTATGCCCATGTgttaccttccctccctgagATTGGAGGGGACATTGTCTTAATGGtatagtgtggtggtgtagtaaacaaacaaatgctGCTACAGTGAAAACCTAGTCAACATAGGATTATATTGGCACCTGTTAAGTGATATAATTCATAAAAGGTGTAATCTTTATATGTGTTCATTCAAAACCATAAACAATCATGAAATATCATATGTAAATAGAGTTATTGCCTAAACTAATAAAACAcgttacataaataaaatgaaatctagaataaaaaaataaaattaagacAGGTATAGATAATTTTTGTAATTATTCTCACAGTAGTGTGTCCATATGTGAAGCCCCATCCCCAAGGTTAGAAGGATCTTTGCCTTAATACTATAGCATAACAGCGCAATGACCAAATAAATGCTACTGTACAATAAAACCCCacttctgtgtggaaaactgtattttccaatatccttcacacactgcctcatcctgatcttctcatgtcctcttgtccttccatcttcttccgccaacagcaccaggtcttctttgtctatcttttcaatatcatttactatcttatacataaggttggcagtcccatttccttcagtcattcttcatatgtgaggtcctttaattgtggcaccatctttgtagcaatcttctgtatccttaccaattttcttatatcctttttagagttcggagaccataccactgctgtcttgggcgtatcatgcttgtgatgatttttttcatcatatctttatccatgtaatgaattGCCACTCTtgtattagtcaacatcttatatgatagtccaaatatcttacttatgtgtttatcagggctcagattttcttgtatgatcactcccaagatctttttcctctttagtcttcattatttgctcctctcccatcaaataattccatactggtcttctcttactctttcctagttccattatgtggcatttcttggtattaaactccaatttccacttcttgctccattcatagatcttgtttaaatcttcctgcaacagcagacagtcctctctggttttgataactcttagcaattttgcatcatcagtga
This genomic interval from Portunus trituberculatus isolate SZX2019 chromosome 35, ASM1759143v1, whole genome shotgun sequence contains the following:
- the LOC123513302 gene encoding uncharacterized protein LOC123513302 isoform X1; translation: MLRNRTTILSELTSQRSRESSGEDLTIEWSSSDEEVIQSICPPPVAYQIGVGSSMNDDQYSEKCKDSIQSGFDQGLFSRDQKGHISLQKPDDEKSLSTCFNEEKKYNCQGFQSFLPSLKHHDLSKLENEMYIGKSESLLPISGRYDGALSCTNASDINVLEPQSPVLGSGRVWARSCSPVLRRKVQMKTSFDVQKKELNFSNALSVKRRINSDDVSFNLELSAAAAAAKKKENMNVDSYNGHSLYSNIRMRDFNVHDTQLDKCIFHSNSVQNRKTQSPEKIHCSFITPRDCKGGHTSSDCLDEVIHFGSHGRQDDSITLDVNLKPLLKNDLSLSEEHLELDIGECTSESIAVTMKGRDDQLDHNTKASMNDIDISEENESSAPATSLLVLDSNTRSGFDWVKHLQTPKKLLNDDVDGMESTKKKLLKEGQAQHLKIMLMSWRSCITLWRHRFSLTSLCGISPKQSLPLYKIHHHDINTNDVVKMESQEQKCEMNSICSPSVKNLQDLMIDNTASSAEILWSSSYKVSSKYLDLRLINIGGQLPSNAALCEAIGSNVEEFPVPVETDNKNVEAAEKRKTKKFFVFFALDEHNITSLHKFNTVRIYATWQNLSVLDHDIPTLFTSYYKFNYKEETTPLPVHHRRSVLHTWTSSEFLFVPIVRLVMDEGEMSGEEGG
- the LOC123513302 gene encoding uncharacterized protein LOC123513302 isoform X2, with the translated sequence MLRNRTTILSELTSQRSRESSGEDLTIEWSSSDEEVIQSICPPPVAYQIGVGSSMNDDQYSEKCKDSIQSGFDQGLFSRDQKGHISLQKPDDEKSLSTCFNEEKKYNCQGFQSFLPSLKHHDLSKLENEMYIGKSESLLPISGRYDGALSCTNASDINVLEPQSPVLGSGRVWARSCSPVLRRKVQMKTSFDVQKKELNFSNALSVKRRINSDDVSFNLELSAAAAAAKKKENMNVDSYNGHSLYSNIRMRDFNVHDTQLDKCIFHSNSVQNRKTQSPEKIHCSFITPRDCKGGHTSSDCLDEVIHFGSHGRQDDSITLDVNLKPLLKNDLSLSEEHLELDIGECTSESIAVTMKGRDDQLDHNTKASMNDIDISEENESSAPATSLLVLDSNTRSGFDWVKHLQTPKKLLNDDVDGMESTKKKLLKEGQAQHLKIMLMSWRSCITLWRHRFSLTSLCGISPKQSLPLYKIHHHDINTNDVVKMESQEQKCEMNSICSPSVKNLQDLMIDNTASSAEILWSSSYKVSSKYLDLRLINIGGQLPSNAALCEAIGSNVEEFPVPVETDNKNVEAAEKRKTKKFFVFFALDEHNITSLHKFNTVRIYATWQNLSVLDHDIPTLFTSYYKFNYKEETTPLPVHHRRSVLHTWTSSG